One segment of Pseudanabaena sp. FACHB-2040 DNA contains the following:
- a CDS encoding cupin domain-containing protein, translating to MSMTRVFSSSKFFQPADGEPIRSVITESKDAVVVAWHIKPGQEISAHIHPNGQDTWTILAGKGEYFLDEAGTTKSIVAGDIVVAYPDCVHGVFNNGDEPLVFISVVSPADAGYQLVSLGNSLVGVSGEVV from the coding sequence ATGAGTATGACCAGGGTTTTCAGCAGTTCCAAATTTTTTCAGCCGGCAGATGGAGAACCTATTCGTTCAGTCATTACAGAGTCTAAAGATGCTGTCGTTGTAGCTTGGCACATCAAGCCAGGACAAGAAATCTCCGCACATATTCATCCCAACGGACAAGATACTTGGACTATTTTGGCTGGAAAAGGCGAATACTTTTTAGATGAAGCGGGCACTACAAAGTCAATTGTTGCAGGGGATATAGTCGTCGCCTATCCTGACTGTGTGCATGGGGTATTCAATAATGGCGACGAACCATTAGTTTTTATTTCAGTCGTATCACCAGCCGATGCAGGGTATCAACTCGTCTCATTGGGAAATTCTTTAGTTGGTGTGAGTGGTGAAGTGGTTTAA
- a CDS encoding DUF2993 domain-containing protein encodes MVNEEPVEDTVAVNQLGEASQRGGSRVISRILPPAVRLLIQTQVDQVENLVFQIEGRDRQILSGYVPKAAIAADRAVYQGLHLSHVQVEALEIRINLGQVMRGKPLRLLQRFPIVGKVVIQERDLVASLAAPLLRDGIRDFLQQLMVVQRPGQDLRPYLGGLLQGDHAQFRVGEVAIAPNQLTLTLLPTQGAAAAVTLQTGLAVREGHILILHEPSLRTTAGSEPISLDGFELDLGPEVQIDSLTLTAGQIDIRGTVQVIPAD; translated from the coding sequence GTGGTAAATGAAGAGCCAGTAGAGGACACTGTGGCCGTTAATCAGCTAGGTGAAGCCTCGCAGCGAGGGGGGAGCCGGGTAATTAGCCGAATTTTGCCCCCAGCGGTGCGCCTGCTGATCCAAACTCAGGTAGATCAGGTGGAAAATCTGGTGTTTCAGATAGAGGGGCGGGATCGCCAGATTTTATCGGGCTACGTGCCCAAAGCTGCGATCGCAGCCGACCGGGCCGTGTACCAGGGCCTGCACTTGAGCCATGTGCAGGTAGAGGCCTTGGAAATTCGCATTAATTTAGGTCAGGTGATGCGGGGCAAACCGCTGCGGCTGCTACAGCGCTTTCCTATAGTGGGCAAGGTTGTGATTCAGGAGCGTGACCTGGTGGCTTCTTTAGCCGCGCCCCTGCTGCGCGACGGTATTCGAGACTTTCTCCAGCAGTTAATGGTGGTGCAGCGTCCTGGACAAGACCTACGGCCCTATCTAGGTGGGCTGCTGCAGGGGGATCATGCGCAGTTTCGGGTGGGTGAGGTTGCGATCGCGCCCAATCAGCTCACCCTCACCCTGCTACCCACTCAGGGGGCTGCCGCTGCCGTGACGCTACAAACAGGGCTAGCTGTTCGCGAAGGTCATATCCTGATCCTGCATGAGCCTAGCCTGAGAACTACAGCGGGATCAGAGCCGATTAGCCTGGACGGGTTTGAGCTGGATCTGGGGCCAGAAGTACAGATTGACTCACTCACCCTGACTGCTGGACAGATCGACATCCGAGGCACTGTTCAGGTGATCCCGGCAGATTAG
- a CDS encoding metallophosphoesterase, translating into MKFTTEPNVETKINRMKTRVRWSHPQVLQRRIDQTTLKIADGHSEEADFSFLVMGDSGTGNHRGDNPQRRVAEAMLDHQEDCRFALHTGDVVYLVGSKEQYPDNFIRPYREWLLGGDDPKAVCYDQMVFKKPILPVLGNHDYYDLPWWVSVASGVTSPLRKLLVARLDLDVGWHGSFQGDAFARAFMDYLQGVPEGQLGEHLDRYYQAETEQGRCLCYTPGEFTRLPNRYYSFRYGGIDFFALDSNTFNEPLPIPDTAEGRQYRESLRERRDSLEEERSQLLMQATGMGGETNDDPDALPEIYTELEQLEEQISDIDKQLSSSRKVRMDFDQLKWLQQRLVQSWQNPEVRGRVLLFHHPPYVTESTKWYQGQTLAVRYNLRQVLQKVAAQVGDLARDRPLVDLALMGHAHCLEYLKTEDTGHADSHINWLICGGSGFSLRRQRPEGPELEEGSGQTVARSHLYLGRSGHGSSRRRPYSFLRVDVGAGHPPQITLRPYVVEKHQGSWSAYPKEPIEVSCK; encoded by the coding sequence ATGAAATTCACGACCGAACCCAACGTTGAGACCAAAATCAACCGGATGAAAACGCGGGTGCGGTGGTCCCATCCCCAAGTCTTGCAGCGGAGAATTGATCAAACCACACTAAAGATTGCCGATGGTCATAGCGAGGAAGCAGATTTTTCTTTTCTGGTCATGGGCGACAGCGGCACCGGCAACCACCGGGGAGACAACCCCCAACGGCGGGTTGCAGAGGCGATGCTCGACCATCAGGAAGACTGCCGGTTTGCCCTCCACACAGGGGATGTGGTTTACCTTGTAGGCTCTAAGGAGCAGTACCCAGACAATTTCATTCGACCCTATCGGGAATGGCTGCTGGGTGGAGACGACCCAAAGGCGGTTTGCTACGACCAGATGGTGTTTAAAAAACCGATTCTGCCGGTGCTGGGTAACCATGATTACTATGATTTGCCCTGGTGGGTCAGCGTAGCTTCTGGCGTCACTTCACCCCTGCGAAAGCTACTGGTTGCGCGCCTTGATCTTGATGTGGGCTGGCATGGCTCTTTTCAAGGTGATGCTTTTGCCAGAGCCTTTATGGATTACCTGCAGGGAGTGCCCGAAGGCCAGCTAGGCGAACACTTAGACCGCTATTACCAGGCAGAAACCGAACAGGGGCGCTGTCTCTGCTATACGCCGGGCGAGTTTACCCGATTGCCCAACCGCTACTACAGCTTTCGCTACGGCGGCATTGATTTCTTTGCGCTAGACTCCAACACCTTCAATGAACCCCTGCCGATTCCTGATACGGCCGAAGGACGGCAGTACCGCGAATCTCTTAGAGAGCGCAGAGACAGTTTGGAAGAGGAACGCAGCCAGCTTCTGATGCAGGCGACTGGCATGGGGGGCGAGACAAACGACGATCCCGACGCCCTGCCGGAAATCTACACCGAGCTAGAGCAGTTGGAGGAGCAAATTTCAGATATCGATAAGCAGCTCTCCAGTTCTCGCAAGGTTAGGATGGATTTTGATCAGCTCAAGTGGCTGCAGCAGCGGCTGGTTCAGTCGTGGCAAAACCCTGAAGTGCGCGGTCGAGTGCTGCTGTTTCACCACCCGCCCTATGTTACCGAGTCGACCAAGTGGTATCAGGGGCAAACCTTGGCCGTGCGATATAACCTGCGGCAAGTCCTGCAGAAGGTGGCGGCTCAGGTGGGGGACTTGGCCCGGGACCGACCGTTGGTAGACTTAGCGCTCATGGGCCATGCCCACTGCCTGGAATATCTTAAAACTGAAGATACTGGCCATGCAGATAGCCATATTAACTGGCTGATCTGTGGCGGCAGCGGCTTTAGTCTGCGGCGGCAGCGGCCTGAGGGCCCTGAACTGGAGGAGGGTTCGGGCCAAACAGTGGCGCGATCGCATCTCTACCTGGGTCGCAGTGGACATGGCTCTTCCCGCAGGCGACCCTACTCATTTCTTCGGGTTGACGTTGGAGCAGGCCATCCTCCCCAGATCACCCTCAGGCCCTACGTAGTAGAGAAGCACCAGGGAAGCTGGAGCGCTTATCCCAAAGAACCGATCGAGGTGAGTTGTAAATAA
- a CDS encoding Fe(3+) ABC transporter substrate-binding protein, whose translation MWNRRNFLALAASTAVVITAACGSSQQGDVGSGASEEANTAGGNQGEVNVYSSRHYDSDDAIYQRFTEETGIEVNLIEGDADELTERIKNEGANSPADVLVTVDAGRLWRAEQDGLFQPVESTALTQAIPENLRHPEGLWFGLTQRARVLVYNKEAVEPSELSTYEALAEPQWQDRVCVRSSGNIYNQSLLGSMIESDGAAETEDWVEGLVANLAREPEGGDIDQIKAVAAGQCDVAIVNHYYWARLAKSSDPDEQAVTEATGVFFPNQEDRGTHVNISGAGVVANAPNRENAIAFLEFLVTPEAQEIFANSNNEYPVLQGVEIDPVVSELGNFKVDETNVSAYGRNNSEVVKIVDRTGWK comes from the coding sequence ATGTGGAATCGACGCAACTTTTTAGCCTTGGCTGCCAGCACCGCTGTTGTCATTACTGCTGCCTGTGGCTCCTCCCAACAGGGAGATGTGGGGTCTGGAGCTTCTGAGGAAGCCAATACGGCAGGGGGTAATCAGGGCGAGGTCAATGTTTACTCTTCGCGCCACTACGACAGCGACGATGCTATTTACCAGCGCTTCACTGAGGAGACGGGCATCGAAGTGAACCTGATCGAGGGCGATGCTGATGAGTTGACCGAACGGATTAAAAATGAAGGGGCAAACAGCCCTGCCGATGTATTAGTCACGGTAGATGCCGGTCGGCTATGGCGGGCAGAGCAGGACGGTCTGTTTCAACCGGTTGAATCGACAGCGCTCACCCAAGCTATTCCCGAAAACCTGCGCCACCCTGAGGGCCTTTGGTTTGGGTTGACTCAACGGGCGCGGGTGCTAGTTTACAACAAAGAAGCGGTTGAGCCCTCCGAACTGTCTACTTACGAAGCCCTAGCAGAGCCTCAGTGGCAGGATCGGGTCTGCGTGCGTAGCTCAGGCAACATTTACAACCAGTCCCTTTTGGGCTCCATGATCGAGTCGGATGGAGCCGCCGAGACAGAAGATTGGGTAGAAGGGCTGGTTGCAAACCTGGCGCGGGAGCCAGAAGGCGGCGATATCGACCAGATCAAGGCTGTGGCGGCAGGCCAGTGCGATGTTGCAATTGTCAACCACTACTACTGGGCGCGATTGGCCAAATCCAGCGACCCTGATGAGCAGGCGGTGACCGAGGCAACCGGCGTGTTTTTCCCCAACCAGGAAGACCGGGGCACCCACGTCAATATCAGCGGGGCTGGTGTTGTGGCGAATGCGCCGAATCGGGAAAATGCGATCGCATTTCTAGAATTTCTAGTCACGCCAGAGGCTCAAGAGATTTTTGCCAACAGTAACAATGAGTATCCTGTGCTGCAGGGGGTCGAGATTGATCCGGTGGTCTCTGAGCTAGGGAACTTTAAGGTAGACGAAACTAACGTCTCTGCCTACGGCCGCAACAACTCAGAGGTGGTCAAAATCGTTGACCGCACTGGTTGGAAGTAG
- a CDS encoding Tex family protein yields the protein MLNIVQAIADELSLKTTQVQATLDLFDEGATVPFVARYRKERTGELDETQLRQIADRFAYLTELEARKQTVLNEIASQGKLTDELRAKIETCELKTELEDLYLPYRPKRRTRATMAKEKGLEALADWIEQLNRDGTRVESLSSEAAKYVSEDKGVASTDEALQGAADILAERVAESADLRAYVRETFLKRGIFTSKIKPDHPEGSTKFEMYRQYQSAVKDIAPHNLLALLRGEKEGILKLELTFDEEQILAELESEVIRTKASAVRSFYRAMIEDAFDRLMKGSLTSEVIAEKKAWADEESIQTFEANLKNLLLSAPAGMKPTLGVDPGFRTGCKVAALDHTGKFLEYQAVFPHQSDRQRQQAAATLKAMIQKHRIELIAIGNGTASRETDAFVAEVIKDLEQPPIKVMVNESGASIYSASEVALEEFPELDVTVRGAISIARRLQDPLAELVKIDPKSIGVGQYQHDVDQKRLKQKLDETVESCVNYVGVDLNMASKQLLTYVSGISPAIANNIVAYRNENGAFRTRKELMKVKKLGPKAFEQAAGFLRIRESENPLDNTAVHPESYGIVGAIATDLQLPLVQITQATDRLKTLDLKRYITDTVGEPTLRDIFQELEKPGRDPRDQFTYAQFQEGVNEISDLKPGMQLEGVVTNVANFGAFVDIGVHQDGLIHVSQLADRFVSDPKEIVHVGQVVKVRVMEVDVKLKRISLSMRANSDGGKQPQSAKPAATKGKPQPNSGKTQPNSGKTQPSSNKPQPSPSEPSANSKQATLKDLQAKFGKPKR from the coding sequence ATGCTCAACATTGTTCAGGCCATTGCTGACGAACTCAGTCTCAAAACCACTCAGGTTCAAGCCACGCTAGACCTGTTTGATGAGGGAGCGACGGTGCCCTTTGTTGCCCGCTACCGCAAAGAGCGCACCGGGGAGCTAGATGAGACTCAGCTGCGGCAGATTGCCGATCGCTTTGCCTACCTGACAGAACTAGAAGCCAGAAAGCAGACGGTACTGAATGAAATTGCATCCCAAGGCAAGCTCACGGACGAACTCAGGGCCAAAATCGAAACTTGCGAGCTTAAGACCGAGCTAGAAGATCTCTACTTGCCCTACCGCCCCAAGCGCCGCACCCGCGCCACAATGGCTAAGGAAAAGGGCTTAGAGGCGTTAGCAGACTGGATCGAGCAGCTCAACCGTGATGGGACGAGGGTAGAGTCCCTATCATCTGAAGCGGCCAAGTATGTCTCTGAGGACAAGGGTGTTGCCAGCACTGACGAGGCGCTACAGGGGGCTGCTGACATTTTGGCTGAGCGTGTGGCCGAATCTGCAGATCTAAGGGCCTACGTGCGCGAAACCTTCTTGAAGCGGGGAATATTCACCTCCAAGATTAAGCCCGACCACCCCGAAGGCTCAACCAAGTTTGAGATGTATCGCCAGTACCAGTCTGCGGTTAAAGACATTGCACCCCACAACCTACTGGCGCTGCTGCGGGGCGAAAAAGAGGGCATTCTCAAGCTGGAGCTGACCTTTGACGAGGAGCAGATTTTGGCAGAGCTAGAGAGCGAGGTGATTCGCACTAAGGCTTCTGCTGTCCGTAGCTTTTATCGGGCCATGATCGAAGATGCCTTTGATCGCCTGATGAAAGGCTCCCTCACCAGTGAAGTGATTGCCGAGAAGAAAGCCTGGGCTGACGAAGAATCAATCCAAACTTTCGAGGCCAACCTGAAGAATCTGCTGCTGTCGGCCCCGGCGGGCATGAAGCCTACCCTCGGCGTAGACCCCGGCTTTCGCACGGGCTGCAAGGTGGCAGCACTAGATCATACGGGCAAGTTCTTAGAATATCAGGCCGTGTTTCCCCACCAGTCTGATCGGCAGCGACAGCAAGCAGCAGCCACGCTGAAGGCGATGATCCAGAAGCACCGAATTGAGCTGATTGCCATTGGCAACGGCACCGCTAGCCGCGAAACCGATGCTTTTGTCGCCGAAGTGATCAAAGATCTGGAGCAGCCCCCGATCAAAGTGATGGTGAACGAGTCGGGAGCCTCGATCTACTCGGCCAGCGAGGTTGCCCTAGAGGAATTCCCTGAACTGGATGTGACCGTGCGCGGAGCCATCAGCATTGCTCGCCGCCTGCAAGATCCGCTGGCAGAACTGGTCAAAATCGATCCTAAATCTATCGGTGTGGGCCAGTATCAGCACGACGTAGACCAAAAGCGGCTAAAGCAAAAGCTAGATGAAACGGTAGAAAGCTGCGTTAACTACGTGGGCGTAGACCTGAATATGGCCTCTAAGCAGCTCTTGACCTATGTGTCAGGAATTTCGCCTGCGATCGCAAACAACATCGTCGCCTACCGCAACGAAAATGGCGCGTTTCGCACCCGCAAAGAACTGATGAAGGTGAAAAAGCTTGGCCCCAAAGCCTTCGAGCAAGCAGCAGGATTCCTCCGTATCCGCGAGAGCGAGAATCCGCTGGACAACACCGCTGTTCACCCTGAGAGCTATGGGATTGTGGGTGCGATCGCAACCGACCTACAGCTGCCCCTAGTGCAGATCACCCAAGCCACCGACCGGCTCAAAACCCTCGACCTAAAGCGTTACATCACTGATACCGTAGGCGAACCCACCCTGCGCGACATCTTCCAGGAACTGGAGAAGCCCGGACGCGACCCCCGTGACCAGTTCACCTACGCCCAGTTTCAAGAGGGGGTGAACGAGATCAGCGACCTGAAGCCAGGAATGCAGCTAGAGGGTGTGGTCACCAACGTCGCTAACTTCGGAGCCTTCGTCGATATCGGAGTGCATCAGGACGGGCTAATCCACGTCTCTCAGCTAGCCGATCGCTTTGTCAGCGACCCCAAAGAGATTGTCCACGTCGGCCAGGTGGTAAAGGTACGAGTTATGGAGGTCGATGTCAAACTCAAGCGCATCAGTCTCTCCATGCGGGCCAATTCCGATGGTGGCAAGCAACCTCAAAGCGCTAAGCCCGCCGCTACAAAGGGCAAACCCCAACCCAACAGCGGTAAAACTCAACCCAACAGCGGTAAAACTCAACCGAGCAGCAATAAGCCCCAACCAAGCCCCAGCGAGCCGTCGGCCAATTCTAAACAAGCTACTCTGAAAGACCTTCAGGCCAAGTTCGGAAAGCCCAAACGCTAG
- a CDS encoding TIGR03792 family protein, whose amino-acid sequence MVIEWLKFCMSPESRERYIELDTEIWTAALSQYPGFVSKEVWIDPDDAGSLIFVIRWATREQWKAIPEADLIQITERFDAAFGLSYEMVESTEFQVRRFPVPG is encoded by the coding sequence ATGGTGATTGAGTGGCTCAAATTTTGCATGTCCCCCGAAAGCCGGGAACGGTATATCGAGCTAGATACCGAGATCTGGACAGCGGCACTGAGCCAATATCCCGGATTTGTCTCAAAAGAGGTCTGGATTGATCCTGACGATGCGGGATCGCTCATTTTTGTGATTCGCTGGGCCACCCGCGAACAGTGGAAAGCGATCCCAGAGGCAGATTTGATTCAGATAACCGAAAGATTTGATGCCGCCTTTGGGCTGTCTTACGAAATGGTTGAGTCAACGGAGTTTCAGGTGCGGCGATTTCCGGTGCCAGGCTAG
- a CDS encoding putative quinol monooxygenase, with product MPSSIRTITRVIAKPDCGAVVKSLLQSLVFPSREEPGCLGYELWQGLHGSEFVTIGDWQDEVALVAHLRSAHVYEFSTEVVEYLAYPPDVQWYGQVEA from the coding sequence ATGCCTAGCTCTATACGAACCATTACGCGAGTCATTGCTAAGCCTGACTGCGGGGCTGTCGTCAAATCCTTGCTGCAGTCTTTGGTGTTCCCCAGCCGCGAAGAACCTGGCTGTTTGGGCTACGAGCTTTGGCAGGGGCTGCACGGCAGCGAATTTGTCACGATTGGCGATTGGCAAGACGAAGTGGCGCTAGTGGCTCACCTCAGATCGGCCCATGTCTATGAGTTCTCAACTGAAGTTGTGGAATACTTGGCTTATCCGCCTGATGTGCAATGGTATGGGCAAGTAGAAGCTTAG
- a CDS encoding ABC transporter ATP-binding protein, giving the protein MSAPVVLRIENLTRQFAPNASPAVDGVSLSLRQGELLGLLGPSGCGKTTLLRLIAGFEQPNAGTIELAGRPVCGSCWVTPEQRDVGIVFQDYALFPHLTVEKNIAFGLQHLARKKALPAKAVESRTAEAIALVGLQGLEKRYPHELSGGQQQRVALARALAPRPSLILLDEPFSNLDVQVRLYLRQEVRDILKQVGASGVFVTHDQEEALAIADQVAVMRQGQVEQMGTPEEVYSQPVSRFIAEFVTQANFIPARRSGAGWETEVGCFDVAIEPCEALKESPELTAGDLMIRQEDLHLEADESAPLLVRDRQFLGREYKYCLLTPSGRTLHARTTIGQRIDIGDHVRASIKQPHLRFFPAPVRAVNSPARSLSVA; this is encoded by the coding sequence ATGTCAGCTCCCGTTGTTCTCCGCATCGAAAACCTCACTCGGCAGTTTGCACCCAATGCTTCGCCTGCGGTAGATGGGGTTAGCCTGTCCCTCCGTCAGGGAGAGCTGCTGGGCTTGCTAGGGCCTTCTGGATGCGGTAAGACAACGCTGTTGCGGCTCATCGCCGGATTTGAGCAGCCCAATGCAGGCACCATTGAACTGGCGGGTCGCCCGGTCTGTGGCTCTTGCTGGGTCACCCCAGAGCAGCGGGATGTGGGCATTGTTTTTCAGGACTACGCGCTATTTCCCCATTTGACTGTTGAGAAAAACATTGCCTTTGGGCTGCAGCACCTGGCCCGCAAAAAGGCCCTACCAGCAAAGGCCGTCGAGTCGAGAACGGCAGAAGCGATCGCACTGGTTGGCCTACAAGGCCTAGAGAAGCGCTACCCCCACGAACTGTCGGGAGGGCAACAGCAGCGAGTAGCCCTAGCTCGTGCCCTGGCTCCTCGCCCTTCTTTGATCCTGCTAGATGAGCCCTTTAGCAACCTAGATGTGCAGGTGCGCCTCTATCTGCGCCAAGAGGTGCGAGACATCCTAAAGCAGGTGGGCGCTTCTGGCGTATTTGTTACCCACGATCAGGAAGAGGCACTCGCTATTGCCGATCAGGTTGCTGTCATGCGCCAAGGCCAGGTTGAGCAGATGGGCACCCCTGAAGAAGTCTATAGCCAGCCAGTCTCACGCTTTATTGCTGAATTTGTTACCCAGGCCAATTTTATTCCGGCCCGCCGCTCTGGAGCTGGATGGGAAACCGAAGTGGGCTGTTTCGACGTGGCCATAGAGCCCTGCGAGGCCCTTAAGGAAAGCCCCGAACTCACCGCCGGAGACCTGATGATCCGCCAGGAAGACCTGCATCTAGAGGCCGATGAGTCAGCCCCGCTACTGGTGCGCGATCGCCAGTTTTTAGGCCGCGAGTACAAATATTGCCTGCTCACGCCTTCCGGTCGCACCCTTCATGCCCGCACCACCATCGGCCAGCGAATCGACATTGGCGATCATGTCCGAGCCTCGATCAAGCAGCCTCACCTGCGTTTCTTTCCAGCCCCGGTAAGAGCCGTTAATTCACCTGCGCGCTCCCTCTCGGTTGCCTGA
- a CDS encoding isochorismate lyase: MKTPEQCENMADLRAEIDRLDRQVISLLSQRFEYVRAASKFKTSEVTVKAPERFQAMLKQRRSWAEEEGLNADVIEKMYQDLVNYFIEEEMKHWQQSKNK, translated from the coding sequence ATGAAGACACCTGAGCAATGTGAAAATATGGCAGATCTCCGAGCTGAAATAGATCGGCTAGATCGTCAAGTTATTTCGCTCCTCAGTCAGCGTTTTGAATATGTTAGAGCTGCTTCAAAATTCAAAACGAGCGAAGTCACTGTTAAAGCGCCTGAGCGCTTTCAAGCGATGTTAAAGCAACGCCGTAGTTGGGCAGAGGAGGAAGGATTAAATGCTGATGTAATAGAGAAAATGTACCAAGATTTAGTAAATTATTTTATTGAGGAAGAGATGAAGCACTGGCAACAATCCAAAAACAAGTAG
- a CDS encoding DUF4912 domain-containing protein, whose translation MSQRPPLEEMTLRQLRRVASEYEVSRYSRMRKTELIDSIRAIEVKRGLAPVASATMPVLESQPPVEAQTEVEASKYYAAPTPAVAILATVDEELPDLPSGYGESRIVLMPRDPQWAYAYWDIPNDHKEELRRQGGVRLSLRFYDVTEIDLGYQSPHSLQQYECDELAREWYMPVPVSDRDYVVEIGYVCNDGRWLVLARSAPVHVPPVYPSDWIEDHFITVDWESELKGKTLMMLTHPSRQAASAPAEAGNVIYDNIFGMAQSAEAQRVAGSLFGSMQHTAGSASMQMVPEQAVSSYVFPSGVGMWAGAVSNMSGLSGLTMSGAGFSASAPPIRPRQFWLIADAELIVYGATEPDATVTIGGKPIKLNPDGTFRFQMSFQDGLIDYPIMAVAADGEQTRSVHMQFTRETPSRNTNTKEEQVLEWLN comes from the coding sequence ATGTCTCAACGTCCCCCCCTCGAAGAAATGACTCTACGGCAGCTTCGCCGGGTTGCCAGTGAATATGAAGTGTCGCGCTACAGCCGCATGCGCAAGACTGAGCTAATTGACTCAATTCGCGCGATTGAAGTTAAGCGGGGTCTGGCCCCGGTAGCTAGCGCTACGATGCCTGTTCTAGAGAGCCAACCTCCGGTTGAAGCTCAGACCGAAGTTGAAGCCTCAAAGTATTACGCTGCGCCCACCCCAGCAGTCGCTATCTTGGCTACGGTCGATGAAGAATTGCCCGACCTACCCAGTGGTTATGGTGAAAGCCGCATTGTACTCATGCCCCGCGATCCCCAATGGGCCTACGCCTACTGGGACATCCCCAACGACCACAAAGAAGAGCTGCGGCGTCAAGGCGGAGTGCGGCTGTCGCTACGCTTCTACGACGTCACCGAAATCGATCTGGGCTACCAGAGCCCCCATAGCCTGCAGCAGTATGAGTGCGATGAGCTAGCCCGCGAATGGTACATGCCCGTGCCAGTTAGCGATCGCGACTATGTTGTAGAAATCGGCTACGTCTGCAATGATGGCCGCTGGCTAGTGCTAGCCCGCTCTGCACCGGTTCACGTTCCACCGGTCTACCCCTCCGACTGGATTGAAGATCACTTCATCACCGTGGATTGGGAGTCTGAGTTGAAGGGCAAGACGCTGATGATGCTGACTCACCCCAGTCGTCAGGCTGCCTCTGCTCCCGCCGAAGCAGGCAATGTGATTTACGACAACATCTTTGGCATGGCTCAGTCGGCAGAAGCCCAGCGGGTAGCCGGTTCACTGTTCGGCTCTATGCAGCACACGGCCGGATCAGCATCGATGCAGATGGTGCCTGAGCAGGCTGTCAGCTCCTATGTTTTCCCCTCCGGCGTGGGAATGTGGGCAGGGGCCGTTTCCAACATGTCGGGTCTATCGGGTCTGACAATGTCTGGAGCTGGCTTCTCTGCCTCCGCACCACCAATTCGGCCTCGCCAGTTTTGGCTGATTGCCGATGCTGAGCTGATTGTCTATGGCGCAACCGAGCCCGACGCTACTGTGACCATCGGCGGCAAGCCCATCAAGCTCAATCCCGACGGCACCTTCCGCTTCCAGATGTCTTTCCAGGATGGTCTGATCGACTATCCCATCATGGCAGTGGCTGCCGATGGCGAGCAGACTCGCTCCGTCCACATGCAGTTCACCCGCGAAACCCCCTCCCGCAACACCAACACCAAAGAGGAACAGGTGCTGGAGTGGCTTAACTAG